A region of Marnyiella aurantia DNA encodes the following proteins:
- a CDS encoding 3'-5' exonuclease — protein MNLKLYKPLCIFDLETTGTNVAKDRIVEISILKVHPDASRESRTWLVNPGMYIPKESTAVHGISDDDVKDSPKFAEIAPKVMEMITGCDLGGFNSNRFDVPLLAEELLRSGIDFDLSKFKLVDAQTIFHKMEPRNLTAAYKFYCRKELTNAHSAEADVLATFEVLDAQVAHYEELPNEIAGLSEFSHHSRFADLAGFIAFDEDEKEIFTFGKYKGQRVKDVFQKDLGYYGWIQNADFPLYTKKVLTGIQLRSKF, from the coding sequence ATGAATTTAAAACTATATAAACCGCTCTGCATCTTCGATCTGGAAACCACCGGAACCAACGTGGCGAAAGACAGGATTGTTGAAATAAGCATACTGAAAGTTCATCCTGATGCCTCGCGCGAGAGCCGTACATGGCTCGTAAACCCCGGCATGTACATCCCAAAGGAATCTACTGCCGTACATGGGATCAGTGATGACGATGTAAAAGATTCACCTAAATTTGCTGAAATCGCACCAAAGGTTATGGAAATGATCACAGGTTGCGACCTGGGAGGCTTTAACTCCAACAGGTTTGATGTTCCGCTGCTGGCTGAAGAGCTTCTGCGGTCAGGAATTGATTTTGACCTCAGTAAATTCAAACTGGTGGATGCACAGACCATTTTCCACAAAATGGAACCGAGAAACCTTACAGCGGCCTATAAGTTTTACTGCCGCAAGGAACTTACGAACGCTCACTCGGCAGAGGCTGATGTACTGGCCACATTTGAAGTGCTTGACGCGCAGGTGGCCCATTATGAGGAATTGCCAAACGAAATTGCCGGACTGAGTGAATTTTCGCACCATTCAAGATTTGCGGACCTGGCGGGTTTTATCGCTTTTGATGAGGACGAGAAAGAGATTTTTACCTTCGGAAAATATAAAGGTCAGCGCGTGAAGGATGTTTTCCAGAAAGATCTGGGCTATTACGGCTGGATCCAGAATGCCGATTTTCCGCTGTATACCAAAAAGGTACTTACCGGCATCCAACTCAGAAGCAAATTTTAG
- a CDS encoding CDP-alcohol phosphatidyltransferase family protein: MGFLKTNLANIFTLGNLFSGSIGVIQLLDGNYGTAAVCIIISLILDFFDGFIARLTKTASNLGGQLDSLADMVSFGLLPGVVMYKALEPFGYDFMGIMLPFEIKYLAFFITVFSCLRLAIFNIDDEQKYYFKGLNTPSNTVLILGLYYAHMENASFSFLFENPMLLLLLTALSSWLLVSPLKMVAMKFKSMRPADNYPKIALLVGGILLLVIFGTVGIPLAVVYYMVISVIFRKQLR; the protein is encoded by the coding sequence ATGGGTTTTCTGAAAACAAATCTCGCTAACATTTTTACGCTGGGGAATCTTTTTTCCGGCTCAATAGGTGTCATCCAATTACTCGACGGCAATTACGGTACAGCTGCAGTATGTATTATCATAAGCCTGATCCTGGATTTCTTTGACGGATTCATTGCCAGACTCACCAAAACAGCCTCTAACCTTGGTGGTCAGTTGGACAGCCTTGCAGATATGGTGAGTTTCGGATTACTGCCGGGAGTCGTGATGTACAAAGCACTGGAACCCTTCGGCTATGATTTCATGGGCATAATGCTGCCGTTCGAAATTAAGTATCTGGCCTTCTTCATCACTGTCTTCTCCTGTCTGCGACTTGCCATTTTCAATATTGATGATGAGCAGAAATACTATTTTAAAGGCCTAAATACGCCCTCCAACACCGTTTTGATCCTGGGACTTTACTATGCTCATATGGAAAACGCAAGTTTCAGTTTCCTCTTTGAAAATCCGATGCTGCTTCTGCTTCTTACGGCGCTGTCCTCGTGGCTGCTTGTCAGTCCTCTGAAAATGGTTGCCATGAAGTTTAAATCAATGAGACCGGCAGATAATTATCCTAAGATCGCCTTATTAGTTGGTGGCATTCTGCTGCTTGTTATATTTGGAACTGTGGGGATTCCTTTGGCAGTAGTTTACTATATGGTTATTTCAGTGATTTTCCGGAAACAGCTCAGATAA
- a CDS encoding putative signal transducing protein produces MASLVKFKFYSNSIEANRDKQILANHGIESFIANEQTIQSDWLLSQALGGIQLQVFEDQREKAAEILENFLQNDQSRLDVEHTIPNPEFDMVCPKCGSNHLYRDENPGGLFGISLLLIGLPLKGRSNIYHCYYCDHEFKA; encoded by the coding sequence ATGGCTTCTTTGGTTAAATTCAAGTTTTACAGCAACAGCATAGAGGCAAACCGCGACAAGCAGATTCTGGCGAATCACGGTATTGAAAGCTTTATTGCCAATGAGCAAACCATTCAGTCAGACTGGCTCCTGTCTCAGGCGCTGGGTGGCATACAGCTGCAGGTATTTGAAGATCAGAGGGAGAAAGCAGCTGAGATCCTGGAAAATTTCCTGCAGAATGATCAATCACGCCTCGATGTGGAACACACTATCCCAAATCCTGAATTCGACATGGTTTGTCCCAAGTGCGGATCCAACCATCTTTACCGGGACGAGAACCCTGGTGGACTGTTCGGTATTTCGCTGCTTCTTATCGGGCTGCCGCTGAAAGGAAGGAGCAATATTTATCACTGCTATTACTGCGACCACGAATTCAAAGCTTAA